A stretch of DNA from Streptomyces rubradiris:
ATCGCGGCACCGCGCTTGGCGACGGTCGGGATGAAGTCGTCGGCCAGCCACTTCTCGTCGTTCACGACCTCGGCGGCGTTCTTGCCGGCGACCGTGGCGTGGAAGATGTCCGGGTACTGGGTGGCGGAGTGGTTGCCCCAGATGGTCAGGCGCTTGATGTCGGCGACCGAGCTGCCCGTCTTCTTCGCGAGCTGGGTCAGCGCGCGGTTGTGGTCCAGGCGGGTCATCGCGGTGAAGCGCTCGGCCGGGACGTCCGGCGCTGCGGCCTGCGCGATGAGCGCGTTGGTGTTGGCCGGGTTGCCGACGACGAGCACCTTGATGTCGTCCGCCGCGTGGTCGTTGATGGCCTTGCCCTGCGGCTTGAAGATGCCGCCGTTGGCCTCCAGCAGGTCACCGCGCTCCATGCCCTTGGTGCGCGGGCGGGCGCCCACCAGCAGGGCCACGTTGGCGCCGTCGAACGCCACGTTCGGGTCGTCGGTGATGTCGATGCCCTGAAGGAGCGGGAAGGCGCAGTCGTCCAGCTCCATCGCGGTGCCCTCGGCGGCCTTGAGCGCCGGGGTGATCTCCAGGAGGCGCAGCCGGACCGGCACGTCCGCGCCGAGCAGCTGGCCGGAGGCGATGCGGAAGAGCAGGGCGTAACCGATCTGGCCGGCCGCGCCGGTGACGGTGACGTTCACGGGAGTGCGGGTCATGGCGTTCTCCGTATGACAGCTGGCGGTGGGGCGTCCCTGCCCCGGGCGGATGATCGATCTCTTGGTATCAAGAGAGATCAGCGGTCAGGCTATCGCGCATCCGGCATGTGAGACCCCCGGGGCCGTGTGGCTCACCCCACAAGGGGACCAGTGGGGCGTAACGCCTGGCCGGCGGTGCGCACGAGAGAACGAACGGCGGCCGTCCGCCGTCCGGGAGAGGTGGGACGACGGCGGCCGCCGGTGGGGGCCGGAGTTCCGGACTCCCGTGGGGGTACGGTCCGCGTGCCCGGGATCCGGGCCGTCTATGCGCGCCTACCGGAATTTTTCACTCCGTACAGCCGGTCTGGCCCGTCGCGAGCGTGGCGCACGCCCTGGCCTGGGCCGGGTCCCGTACGGCGACCATCGGGGTGTACCCGATGGTGTCCCCCACGGCGGTGATGTCGCCCGTCTGCCGCTCCTTGCCCGCGGTGACCCGCACGCTGTCGCCCGGCTCGCCGCTGGTGATCCGGCCCCAGACGGTGCCGCACACCTTGCTGTAGCGGACCTCCAGGGTGGTGGTGCCTACGGTGGCGGTCTTGGCGGTGGACACCAGGTCGCCGCCGCACCCCATGGCCTCGGCGTCCTTGCCGGTGCAGGCGGACCCGGCGCACTTGACGCCGGGCGGCGGGGTGGCCGGGGCGGAGGCCGACGGGGAGGGCGACTTGGCCCCGGCGGCCGAGCCGTCGCCGTCGCGGTGGGTGAGGTAGAAGACCCCGCCGATGAGGGCGAGCACGCCGACCAGCCCCGCGAAGAACATCACCACCTGCTGACGGCGCGCGGACCACCGCTCCCCCGGCGCGGGGCGCCCCTCGGGAGTACGGGCGGGACCGGGCACGGCACCGGCGGGCGGCGCGTCCAGGGCGCGGGTGGCGTCGAGACCGGCCGGGCCGCCGACGGCACCGGGCGGGGCCGGGGTGGCGGCCGCGGCCGCGTTCGGCCGGCCCGGGGACCGGGCACCCGGCCGGGCGCTCGCCGGGGACGGACCCCGGTAACCGGCCACGCCCCAGGAGTTCTTGACGGGTTTGTCCGCGCCGCCGGCCTTGCCGCCGTCGGCCGTACGCGCACCGGAGCCGCCGTCACCGGCCGTGCCCCCGCCCAAGCCGCCACCGCTCACCGCGCCGGAGCCGGAGCCGTCCCGGGAGAGCGTGCCCGTGTCGGCACCGGCCGTACGCCCACCGGACCCCTCGCCGCCGGCCGCGCCCCCGCCGGTGTCGGCGTCCCGGGCCGACGGCTGGGCCGGGATGGCGGGCTTCACCCAGCCGGGGCCGCCGCTCCCCGGCACCACGCCGGTACCGGCTCCGCCCTTCCCGAAACCTTTCGCCGGGCCCTTGCCGAGCCCCTTGCCGACACCCTGTCCGGCGCTGACGCCGGCCCCCTTCCCGGCAGCCTGGCCCACGCCCCTGCCGAGACTCGCGCCGGCGCCCTGGCCGGCGCTCTTCCGGTCGCTCTGGCCCTCCGCGATCCGCAGTGCCTGCAACGTGCTGCCGTCCCGCAACTCCGCCTGGCGCCAGGCGCGTTCGGCCAGTTCCCACAGGGTGGTCAGCGGGCCCGTAGGGGTGCCGGTGACCTCGGCGAGGGCGATGACCGCGCCCTTGGGCGCCAGCAGCCGGCCGCCCAGGTAACGCTCCCAGGACGTCGCGCCGTAGCCCGTCCGGTCGGCCAGTGCCGCGATGCCCAGACCGCTGCGGTCCACGAGTTGCCGCAGTTCGTCGGTGAACTCCCTGATCTGCGGGTCCAGATCGTCCGGCAA
This window harbors:
- a CDS encoding malate dehydrogenase, coding for MTRTPVNVTVTGAAGQIGYALLFRIASGQLLGADVPVRLRLLEITPALKAAEGTAMELDDCAFPLLQGIDITDDPNVAFDGANVALLVGARPRTKGMERGDLLEANGGIFKPQGKAINDHAADDIKVLVVGNPANTNALIAQAAAPDVPAERFTAMTRLDHNRALTQLAKKTGSSVADIKRLTIWGNHSATQYPDIFHATVAGKNAAEVVNDEKWLADDFIPTVAKRGAAIIEARGASSAASAANAAIDHVHTWVNGTAEGDWTSMGIPSDGSYGVPEGLISSFPVTCKDGKYEIVQGLEINEFSRARIDASVKELAEEREAVRGLGLI
- a CDS encoding helix-turn-helix domain-containing protein, producing the protein MPRWKALPDDLDPQIREFTDELRQLVDRSGLGIAALADRTGYGATSWERYLGGRLLAPKGAVIALAEVTGTPTGPLTTLWELAERAWRQAELRDGSTLQALRIAEGQSDRKSAGQGAGASLGRGVGQAAGKGAGVSAGQGVGKGLGKGPAKGFGKGGAGTGVVPGSGGPGWVKPAIPAQPSARDADTGGGAAGGEGSGGRTAGADTGTLSRDGSGSGAVSGGGLGGGTAGDGGSGARTADGGKAGGADKPVKNSWGVAGYRGPSPASARPGARSPGRPNAAAAATPAPPGAVGGPAGLDATRALDAPPAGAVPGPARTPEGRPAPGERWSARRQQVVMFFAGLVGVLALIGGVFYLTHRDGDGSAAGAKSPSPSASAPATPPPGVKCAGSACTGKDAEAMGCGGDLVSTAKTATVGTTTLEVRYSKVCGTVWGRITSGEPGDSVRVTAGKERQTGDITAVGDTIGYTPMVAVRDPAQARACATLATGQTGCTE